From one Nothobranchius furzeri strain GRZ-AD chromosome 2, NfurGRZ-RIMD1, whole genome shotgun sequence genomic stretch:
- the adat2 gene encoding tRNA-specific adenosine deaminase 2 produces the protein MGSEEGENPDSLERFCPTDEEIEKWMCSAFEMARDALENGEVPVGCLMVYKDEVVGRGRNEVNETKNATRHAEMVSLDQVLDWCRHSNLDTKSVCEQTVLYVTVEPCIMCAAALRLVNIPVVAYGCRNERFGGCGSVLDISSADLPHTGTTFKCVSGHRAEEAIEMLKTFYKQENPNAPKPKPRKD, from the exons ATGGGATCAGAGGAGGGTGAAAATCCTGATTCTTTGGAGCGGTTTTGTCCGACTGATGAGGAAATAGAGAAATGGATGTGCAGCGCTTTTGAAATG GCCAGAGATGCTCTGGAGAACGGAGAAGTTCCTGTAGGATGTCTGATGGTTTACAAGGATGAAGTGGTGGGGAGAGGGAGGAATGAAGTCAACGAGACTAAAAAT GCAACTCGTCACGCTGAGATGGTCTCCTTGGACCAGGTCTTGGACTGGTGTCGCCATAGCAACCTGGACACAAAGAGCGTGTGTGAGCAGACTGTCCTGTACGTCACAGTGGAGCCGTGCATCATGTGTGCCGCAGCCCTGCGCCTCGTCA ATATCCCCGTGGTTGCCTACGGTTGCAGAAACGAGCGTTTTGGGGGGTGCGGATCAGTTCTGGACATTTCCTCTGCAGACCTTCCTCACACTGGGACCACATTTAAG TGTGTTTCAGGCCACAGAGCAGAAGAAGCCATAGAGATGCTCAAAACTTTCTATAAGCAAGAAAATCCAAATG CCCCAAAGCCCAAACCAAGGAAGGACTGA